One window of the Vigna radiata var. radiata cultivar VC1973A chromosome 1, Vradiata_ver6, whole genome shotgun sequence genome contains the following:
- the LOC106760517 gene encoding protein CROWDED NUCLEI 2-like, with the protein MWLNATMPFTLHRGGGAMGSASAKEKVVADGPPSPPLGSLTETTVGVGFNTSSAEDWTRFTELGLLDESVMQRKDHETLIEKVSKLKREIFD; encoded by the exons ATGTGGCTGAATGCCACTATGCCTTTCACGCTGCACCGAGGTGGTGGTGCGATGGGTTCCGCCTCTGCGAAGGAAAAGGTAGTCGCCGACGGTCCGCCGTCGCCGCCGTTGGGGTCTCTCACCGAAACCACCGTAGGGGTGGGGTTCAACACGAGTAGCGCAGAGGACTGGACACGATTCACGGAGTTAGGATTGCTGGATGAAAGTGTGATGCAGAGGAAGGACCATGAAACGCTCATCGAGAAGGTCTCGAAGCTCAAAAGAGAG atTTTCGACTAA